The following coding sequences lie in one Rutidosis leptorrhynchoides isolate AG116_Rl617_1_P2 chromosome 6, CSIRO_AGI_Rlap_v1, whole genome shotgun sequence genomic window:
- the LOC139853230 gene encoding uncharacterized protein: MARLFSFTTMMDHGYRYFFSYSGLRSVSKDLGDGTIMHCWIPRTYKPSKPNLLLLHGFGANAMWQYADLLYHFTPKFNVYVPDLLFFGGSFTTRPERSESFQAKCVMKMMCDEFGVKRMSLVGISYGGFVGYNICLQFPEAVERIAVCCSGICLEEKDMKNGLFRVSDLEEAERILLAQTPEKLKELIKFSFAKPIKGIPNYFLSDFISAMCSDYVKEKRELIQSILNDRLYSKVPKIDQPTLILWGDKDQIFPLTLGERLQRHLGDNARLAVIANAGHAVNFEKPKEFAKHLKDFLYDESFASYSTFSSFYSCKEDELR; the protein is encoded by the exons ATGGCGAGATTATTTAGTTTTACAACCATGATGGATCATGGGTACCGCTATTTCTTCTCATACTCGGGTCTTCGATCTGTATCAAAGGACCTTGGCGATGGTACAATCATGCATTGTTGGATCCCTAGAACCTACAAACCATCAAAACCTAATCTTCTCCTTTTACATGGATTTGGTGCCAACGCAATGTGGCAATACGCCGATCTTTTGTATCATTTCACCCCTAAATTTAACGTCTATGTGCCGGATTTACTTTTCTTTGGTGGTTCATTTACTACTCGGCCAGAAAGGTCTGAATCTTTTCAGGCTAAATGTGTGATGAAGATGATGTGTGATGAGTTTGGGGTGAAACGGATGAGCTTGGTCGGTATAAGTTATGGTGGGTTCGTTGGGTACAACATTTGTCTGCAGTTTCCTGAAGCGGTTGAGAGGATAGCGGTGTGCTGTTCTGGAATTTGTTTGGAGGAGAAAGATATGAAGAATGGGTTGTTTAGGGTTTCGGATTTGGAAGAGGCCGAAAGGATTTTGTTGGCTCAAACGCCCGAAAAGTTGAAGGAGTTAATCAAATTTTCGTTCGCGAAGCCTATTAAGGGAATCCCAAATTACTTTTTATCTGATTTCATTAGT GCGATGTGTTCAGACTATGTAAAAGAAAAGAGGGAACTTATTCAATCAATTCTTAATGACAGACTATATTCAAAAGTCCCCAAGATTGATCAG CCCACTTTGATCCTGTGGGGAGATAAAGATCAGATTTTTCCTTTGACCCTTGGTGAAAGATTACAAAG ACATTTGGGTGACAATGCTAGATTGGCTGTTATTGCAAATGCTGGGCATGCAGTGAACTTTGAGAAACCTAAAGAGTTTGCCAAACACCTTAAAGATTTCCTTTATGATGAGTCTTTTGCTTCATATTCTACTTTTTCTTCCTTCTATAGCTGCAAAGAAGATGAACTACGCTAA